A portion of the Bradysia coprophila strain Holo2 unplaced genomic scaffold, BU_Bcop_v1 contig_297, whole genome shotgun sequence genome contains these proteins:
- the LOC119079095 gene encoding DNA-directed RNA polymerases I and III subunit RPAC1 has product MEKKPKIHLLEHKLKQDPHDYGLADEPWNIKNFKKEFQITVVRKSNMELEFDLIHCYPSFANAFRRLIISEVPSMAIEKVHIFNNTSIMQDEVLAHRLGLIPLKADPRLFEYKFEGDDETQDNCLEFELKIKCTKGKDALASFDGRNDKVFSDQIKWLPKGNQANIYKDEDVGPIEKDILINKLRPGHELDLKLIAVKGVGKDHAKFSPVATAFYRLLPDVVLTKKVIGDDAKRLQSCFSPNVIGIDDRERAYVKSARYDMCSRNVYRHEDLVDAVEMSRIRDHFIFTIESVGAMKPEDIFVEAVKILKEKCQKLLKEIQPKT; this is encoded by the exons ATGGAAAAGAAACCAAAAATTCATCTTCTCGAACATAAGCTGAAGCAGGATCCACACGACTATGGACTCGCTGATGAACCGTGGaacatcaaaaatttcaaaaaggaATTTCAAATCACTGTCGTCCG GAAAAGTAACATGGAACTGGAATTCGATTTGATCCACTGCTATCCAAGTTTCGCGAACGCATTCCGTCGTCTCATCATCAGCGAGGTGCCGAGCATGGCCATCGAAAAGGTGCACATTTTCAACAATACATCCATCATGCAAGACGAAGTATTGGCTCACCGACTGGGTTTGATACCGCTGAAAGCCGATCCACGACTGTTCGAATACAAATTTGAAGGGGACGATGAAACGCAGGACAATTGCCTTGAATTCGAACTGAAAATTAAATGCACCAAAGGCAAAGACGCGCTGGCGAGTTTCGACGGTCGAAATGACAAAGTATTTTCGGATCAAATAAAGTGGTTGCCGAAAGGCAATCAAGCCAACATCTACAAAGACGAGGACGTCGGACCGATTGAAAAGGACATTTTGATCAATAAATTGCGCCCTGGCCACGAATTGGACTTGAAACTGATCGCTGTGAAGGGGGTCGGAAAGGACCACGCCAAATTTTCACCAGTTGCCACAGCCTTCTACCGGTTGCTGCCGGATGTTGTGCTGACGAAGAAAGTGATCGGCGACGATGCGAAACGACTGCAATCGTGTTTCAGTCCCAATGTTATTGGCATCGATGACAGGGAACGGGCGTACGTGAAAAGTGCCCGGTACGATATGTGCAGCCGAAATGTGTACCGTCATGAGGATTTGGTGGACGCGGTGGAGATGTCTCGGATTCGGGATCACTTCATTTTCACCATTGAATCGGTTGGTGCGATGAAGCCGGAAGACATATTCGTGGAGGCTGTCAAAATCCTGAAGGAGAAATGCCAGAAACTGTTGAAGGAAATACAACCGAAAACGTGA
- the LOC119079115 gene encoding transmembrane protein 147, producing the protein MTLYHFGNCVALVYVPYYLTYKYSGLSEYGAFWKCIQAGGFYVFTQLTKMLLLATFSPDSESLPTAANFNILAEFLRSSVDIFDLLGIAFVLSRIPGKGHSKLISAGLGWAAAEVILSRGLILWVGARGAEFSWMYIQKCLESNISLIQHLTTATLLWLFSRHDLTKSFKPVVTMLLIATAYKALWLDGVLRILSTGPWLSLAIKALATSCMGVLSLHIYGGLAQTIGI; encoded by the exons ATGACTTTGTATCATTTTGGCAATTGTGTGGCGCTAGTCTACGTCCCGTACTATTTAACATACAAATACTCAGGCTT aTCAGAATATGGAGCCTTTTGGAAGTGCATCCAAGCCGGAGGATTCTATGTGTTCACTCAACTCACGAAAATGCTTTTACTGGCAACATTTTCACCCGACTCGGAGAGTCTACCGACCGCTgccaatttcaatattttagcT GAATTTCTACGCAGCAGCGTTGACATTTTCGATCTACTCGGCATCGCTTTCGTTCTATCCCGCATTCCCGGTAAGGGTCACAGTAAATTGATCAGCGCAGGTTTGGGATGGGCAGCCGCCGAAGTGATATTGTCACGCGGATTAATACTGTGGGTGGGAGCTCGGGGAGCTGAATTCAGTTGGATGTACATTCAGAAATGTTTGGAGTCGAACATTTCGCTG ATTCAGCACCTTACCACCGCAACTTTGCTCTGGTTGTTCTCTCGTCACGATTTGACGAAATCGTTCAAACCAGTCGTTACGATGTTGCTTATAGCTACGGCGTACAAGGCATTATGGTTGGACGGAGTGTTGCGCATATTGTCGACGGGACCGTGGTTATCATTGGCAATCAAAGCTCTAGCTACTTCGTGCATGGGAGTGTTGAGCCTTCATATTTACGGAGGACTTGCACAGACTATCGGAATTTAA